A single genomic interval of Granulicella tundricola MP5ACTX9 harbors:
- a CDS encoding ABC transporter permease, whose translation MSSFAPFDIQARPNRLVAQALSFVFFLVCLGLYVHTSKVRHADNPEDRIVPNAQQLRAGIHASVLEPAEEDDYIAPDGASKWERFHHSMIWKDTLSSGRRFGIALLLLVPAVLLALHIGLFPYFNSGGMRFLLFFDKIVALSLLPILFIVFGIDEWSKIALIVIGVAPTMMLDVIQMVRTVPQEQVVKSFTLGANDFDVAYRVIFRQILPQIINSLRLNLKPIMLFLFAGEMIAASDGLAYRIAIMRRHMGMDVILPYVLWVALLLFCVDLSLRIVNRRMHPWFQS comes from the coding sequence ATGAGCAGCTTCGCCCCATTCGATATCCAGGCCCGGCCGAATCGCCTTGTTGCACAGGCGCTCTCGTTCGTGTTCTTCCTGGTGTGCCTGGGGCTGTATGTGCATACGTCGAAGGTGCGTCATGCGGATAACCCTGAGGACCGCATTGTGCCGAACGCGCAGCAGTTGCGTGCGGGCATTCATGCTTCGGTGCTGGAGCCTGCTGAGGAAGATGACTATATTGCGCCGGATGGAGCTTCGAAGTGGGAGCGGTTTCACCACTCGATGATCTGGAAGGACACGCTCTCGAGTGGGCGGCGTTTTGGCATTGCGCTACTGCTGCTGGTGCCGGCGGTTTTGCTGGCGCTGCACATTGGGCTGTTCCCTTACTTCAATTCCGGCGGCATGCGATTTCTCCTGTTCTTCGACAAAATCGTGGCGCTGTCGTTGCTGCCGATTCTGTTCATCGTGTTTGGGATCGACGAGTGGTCGAAGATTGCACTGATCGTGATTGGCGTTGCGCCGACGATGATGCTGGACGTGATCCAGATGGTGCGCACGGTGCCGCAGGAGCAGGTGGTGAAGTCGTTCACGCTAGGCGCGAATGACTTCGATGTGGCGTATCGCGTGATCTTCCGGCAGATCCTGCCGCAGATCATCAACAGCCTGCGGTTGAACTTGAAGCCCATCATGCTGTTCCTGTTTGCGGGCGAGATGATTGCGGCCTCAGACGGGCTGGCTTACCGGATTGCGATCATGCGGCGGCATATGGGGATGGATGTGATTCTGCCTTACGTGCTTTGGGTGGCGCTGCTGCTGTTCTGTGTGGATCTCTCGTTGCGAATCGTGAACAGGAGGATGCATCCATGGTTTCAGTCCTAG
- a CDS encoding ABC transporter ATP-binding protein has product MVSVLEPMPETVTTSAAKAEATAIHIADVSVSYATKKKTRKTILNGVNLEIADGEFVVLLGETGCGKSTLLRMILGQELPAAGAVFVRGKKVERVSAQCGYVPQKYSLFPDRTVMGNLIMGPETSKFHILGRLRPEFRAFRREVKAEALRQLQHMGLHATDADKYPHQLSGGMQQRVAIAQALMMKPNVLLMDEAFSALDPATRTSLQRILRTVWLETKPTVVFVTHNTAEALFLATRVIVLAKQGVNGQDGAKVALDLKLPETGMSLKRNGQQFLDLVEHIEDASRGSAVADESTPSPEEVL; this is encoded by the coding sequence ATGGTTTCAGTCCTAGAGCCGATGCCTGAGACTGTCACGACCTCTGCCGCGAAGGCTGAGGCTACGGCGATCCATATCGCCGATGTGTCCGTCTCCTACGCGACGAAGAAGAAGACGCGCAAGACGATTCTGAATGGGGTGAACCTCGAGATCGCCGATGGTGAGTTCGTCGTGCTGCTGGGCGAGACGGGCTGCGGCAAGAGCACGCTGCTGCGGATGATCCTGGGGCAGGAACTCCCGGCTGCGGGTGCGGTGTTTGTGCGCGGCAAGAAGGTAGAACGGGTGAGTGCGCAGTGCGGGTATGTGCCGCAGAAGTATTCCCTGTTTCCGGACCGGACGGTGATGGGCAATCTGATCATGGGGCCGGAGACTTCGAAGTTCCATATTTTGGGGCGGCTGAGGCCGGAGTTCAGGGCGTTTCGGCGAGAGGTCAAGGCTGAGGCTCTGCGTCAGTTGCAGCATATGGGGCTTCATGCGACGGACGCGGACAAGTATCCGCATCAGCTTTCAGGCGGCATGCAGCAGCGGGTGGCGATCGCGCAGGCGCTGATGATGAAGCCGAACGTGCTGCTGATGGATGAGGCGTTCAGTGCGCTGGACCCGGCGACCAGGACGAGTCTGCAACGGATTCTGAGGACGGTTTGGCTGGAGACGAAGCCGACGGTGGTGTTCGTGACGCACAACACGGCGGAGGCGCTGTTTCTGGCGACTCGCGTGATTGTGCTGGCGAAGCAGGGCGTCAACGGGCAGGACGGCGCTAAGGTTGCGCTGGATCTGAAGCTGCCTGAGACGGGCATGAGTTTGAAGCGGAACGGGCAACAATTTCTGGATTTGGTAGAGCACATCGAAGACGCGTCTCGAGGATCGGCAGTGGCCGATGAGTCGACGCCCAGCCCTGAGGAAGTGCTATGA
- a CDS encoding PSD1 and planctomycete cytochrome C domain-containing protein — MKKLWLAGTFTALTLSLTAGAQQAAPADKIHAAALKPAGAGGDQQKYFEDKVRPVLAQNCYKCHTSEAMGGLRLDSRERVLKGGDTGPALIPGAPEKSLLIEAINQTGDLKMPPKGKKLTDGEIASLTEWVKNGAAWDAAESTKPITATLTAAAVKGGAGEEYFENNVRPILAQKCGTCHEDRSSGGLRMISREALLKGGDSGPAIVPGDPDKSLLLTAVHQTTELKMPPKGTKLSDQEIQSLTDWIKMGAPWPASTVAVREEGKQITDEMRAWWSFQPLKAPAIPVNKNAGWAKSDIDHLVLAKLEAKGMSPAAAADKRTLIRRATLDLTGLPPTEEEVTAFEQDKDANAYEKVVDRLLASPRYGERWGRHWLDVARYADDDIRGLDPRGRGYMPLDGAYVYRDWVVRAINSDLSYDKFVKMQLAGDLMSKKPTPDELEATSFLGAAPWIWDQAEPAQGRADERNERIDAVTRGYLGLTVACARCHDHKYDPILAKDYYALGGVFASSTYKEYSFVPDEEVTYWHDKFNKADKMDEAVQAYNKTESEQLAKAFASESSAYMVAAWRVSGKPKMKVEDVAEKDKLDPEQLDRWVKFLGKKQTFYPYLHDWQMMIAQGGTEDQAKYLGDAFQGLILDLEMEQKQLEEDNKKIEAKADVPTRRKKEAKPNEFDTYDEFCPGCTLELKVMTPERANLYSDLFVRALSSDSEGRGEPGLFAYRGWALRRRLGPTEQQYLADLEVQGKKMHKDMPEQYPFVHGFTDRPKAVNIALNLRGNPHALGPEIPRAFPEVLGAPGKKPYTEGSGRLDLANDIVASPLASRVWVNRVWKWHFGTGIVNSPDNLGKVGDPPSDPELLDYLAISFQKNGMSLKKLQKEIMMSATYQQSSKESPLAKETDPDNRLYSHFSMQRLDAEQLRDSILFVAGDLDTSKLGGPAKPLGTDNTRRTLYAKVSRFRIDPFLQEFDFPNPTFTAEQRFSTNVPVQRLYFMNNAFVYSQAGKLAARVYAKGDDAARIKDTYQILFNRAPTAEELQLGLTFLKNTPERPGYLVNQEPLTAWKQYARVLFSSNEFEYLN; from the coding sequence ATGAAGAAGCTATGGCTCGCTGGAACGTTTACCGCCCTGACCCTGAGCTTGACCGCTGGTGCGCAGCAGGCTGCGCCCGCCGACAAGATCCATGCCGCGGCGTTGAAGCCCGCGGGTGCGGGTGGCGATCAGCAGAAGTACTTTGAGGATAAGGTTCGTCCGGTGCTGGCGCAGAACTGCTACAAGTGCCACACGTCGGAGGCCATGGGTGGGCTGCGGCTGGACTCGCGCGAGAGAGTTCTGAAGGGTGGCGATACGGGGCCGGCTTTGATTCCGGGTGCGCCGGAGAAGAGCCTGCTGATCGAGGCCATCAACCAGACGGGCGATCTGAAGATGCCGCCGAAGGGCAAGAAGCTGACGGATGGCGAGATTGCTTCGCTGACCGAGTGGGTGAAGAACGGTGCGGCCTGGGATGCAGCGGAATCGACCAAGCCGATTACCGCTACGCTTACGGCGGCTGCGGTGAAGGGTGGCGCGGGCGAGGAGTACTTCGAGAATAATGTGCGGCCGATCCTGGCGCAGAAGTGCGGGACATGTCATGAGGATCGCTCGTCGGGCGGCCTAAGGATGATCTCGCGTGAGGCGCTGCTGAAGGGCGGGGACTCCGGGCCAGCGATTGTCCCGGGTGATCCCGACAAAAGCCTGTTGCTGACGGCGGTGCATCAGACGACCGAGTTGAAGATGCCGCCGAAGGGCACGAAGCTTTCCGACCAGGAGATTCAGTCGCTGACGGATTGGATCAAGATGGGCGCGCCTTGGCCTGCGAGCACGGTTGCGGTGCGTGAAGAAGGCAAGCAGATCACCGATGAGATGCGGGCGTGGTGGTCGTTCCAGCCGCTGAAGGCTCCGGCGATTCCGGTGAACAAGAATGCGGGCTGGGCGAAGTCGGATATCGATCACCTGGTGCTGGCGAAGCTGGAAGCGAAGGGTATGTCCCCTGCTGCGGCGGCGGACAAGCGCACGTTGATCCGGCGCGCGACGCTGGACCTGACGGGGCTGCCGCCGACCGAGGAAGAGGTTACGGCGTTCGAGCAGGACAAGGACGCCAATGCGTATGAGAAGGTGGTCGATCGTCTGCTGGCTTCGCCGCGGTATGGCGAGCGCTGGGGACGGCACTGGCTGGATGTGGCGCGGTATGCGGATGATGATATTCGCGGTCTCGACCCGCGCGGACGTGGGTATATGCCGCTCGATGGCGCGTATGTGTATCGCGACTGGGTGGTGCGTGCGATCAACTCCGACCTGAGCTACGACAAGTTTGTGAAGATGCAGCTTGCGGGCGACCTGATGAGCAAGAAGCCGACGCCGGATGAGCTTGAGGCCACATCGTTTCTGGGCGCGGCTCCCTGGATCTGGGATCAGGCGGAACCGGCACAGGGCCGGGCGGATGAACGCAATGAGCGGATCGACGCTGTGACTCGTGGGTATCTTGGGCTGACGGTTGCGTGCGCTCGCTGCCATGACCATAAGTACGATCCCATTCTGGCGAAGGACTACTACGCGCTGGGCGGTGTGTTTGCTAGCTCGACCTACAAGGAATATTCGTTCGTCCCGGATGAAGAGGTGACGTACTGGCACGATAAGTTCAACAAGGCCGACAAGATGGATGAGGCCGTGCAGGCCTACAACAAGACCGAGTCCGAGCAGTTGGCGAAGGCGTTCGCTTCGGAGAGCTCGGCTTACATGGTGGCTGCGTGGCGAGTCTCCGGCAAGCCAAAGATGAAGGTGGAAGACGTCGCCGAGAAGGACAAGCTGGACCCTGAACAGCTTGACCGTTGGGTGAAGTTCCTGGGCAAGAAGCAGACCTTCTACCCCTACCTGCATGACTGGCAGATGATGATCGCGCAGGGTGGGACGGAGGACCAGGCGAAGTATCTTGGCGATGCGTTCCAGGGCTTGATTCTCGATCTGGAGATGGAGCAGAAGCAGCTCGAAGAGGACAACAAGAAAATCGAGGCGAAGGCGGATGTGCCCACGCGGCGCAAAAAAGAGGCCAAGCCGAACGAGTTCGACACGTATGACGAGTTCTGCCCGGGCTGCACGCTGGAGCTGAAGGTGATGACCCCGGAGCGCGCGAATCTTTACTCCGATCTCTTCGTCCGGGCGCTCTCTTCCGACAGCGAAGGACGCGGCGAGCCAGGCTTGTTTGCTTATCGCGGATGGGCGTTGCGGCGGCGGCTTGGACCGACCGAGCAGCAGTACCTGGCGGACCTGGAAGTCCAGGGCAAGAAGATGCATAAGGACATGCCGGAGCAGTATCCGTTTGTCCATGGCTTCACGGATCGTCCGAAGGCTGTGAACATCGCGTTGAATCTGCGCGGAAATCCTCATGCGCTGGGACCGGAGATTCCACGGGCGTTCCCTGAGGTTCTGGGTGCGCCGGGGAAGAAGCCTTACACGGAAGGCAGTGGCCGGCTTGACCTTGCGAACGATATCGTGGCCAGTCCACTTGCCTCGCGCGTGTGGGTGAACCGGGTATGGAAGTGGCACTTCGGCACGGGCATCGTAAACTCGCCGGACAACCTGGGCAAGGTTGGCGATCCGCCGTCCGATCCTGAACTGCTGGACTATCTTGCGATCTCGTTCCAGAAGAACGGCATGTCTCTGAAGAAGCTGCAGAAAGAGATCATGATGTCGGCGACCTACCAGCAGAGCTCGAAGGAGAGCCCGCTGGCCAAGGAGACCGATCCGGATAACCGGCTCTACTCGCACTTCTCCATGCAGCGTCTGGATGCCGAGCAGTTGCGTGATTCGATCCTGTTTGTCGCGGGCGATCTCGATACGAGCAAGCTGGGCGGACCCGCGAAGCCGCTGGGCACGGATAACACTCGCCGGACCTTGTATGCGAAGGTCAGCCGCTTCCGCATCGATCCGTTCCTGCAGGAGTTCGACTTCCCTAACCCGACGTTTACGGCCGAGCAGCGCTTCTCCACCAACGTGCCGGTGCAACGGCTTTACTTCATGAACAATGCCTTTGTGTACTCGCAGGCCGGCAAGCTGGCGGCGCGGGTGTATGCGAAGGGCGACGATGCCGCACGCATCAAGGACACCTACCAGATCCTGTTCAATCGCGCCCCGACTGCGGAAGAGTTGCAGCTTGGCCTGACCTTCCTGAAGAACACGCCGGAGCGTCCGGGCTACCTGGTCAACCAGGAGCCGCTGACGGCCTGGAAGCAGTACGCGCGTGTGCTCTTCAGCTCCAACGAGTTCGAGTACCTCAACTAA
- a CDS encoding DUF1501 domain-containing protein, translating to MLKPKPIDRRDALKRIGGGFAFMSFASMLGEQIAQAETAAPVNPGPDQYMLKDPKFKPKAKHVIFLFMNGGLSHIDSFDPKPMLTKFDGQPMPGGDLGHERKTGKLMKSPFEFKKYGKSGIEVSELFPNVGECIDDICVVRSVFTEIPNHEPALIMMNTGANVAGRPSMGSWLTYGLGTINKDLPGFVVLCPQVPTTVGPPLWSSAFLPPIHQATYVSSDTKQKDFDPYKLIPDIHNERFDMKAQRQELDLIKKLDDMNMAENQSTPQLEATIGSMETAYRMQTEAPEVFDVRKESAATIKMYGEGSTARGCLTAARLIEKGVRVVQVYYSQGDPWDHHADILMHRKNAKDSDQPFAALVKDLKARGLFDETIIVCGSEFGRTPVVELGGAGTHNGRDHNPHGFTMWLAGGGIKGGMTYGATDDFGWKVVDKPVHVHDIHATILYLMGIEHTKLTYRSSGRDYRLTDVSGKVIHDIIA from the coding sequence ATGCTTAAACCGAAACCAATCGATCGTCGTGACGCACTGAAGAGAATCGGCGGAGGCTTTGCCTTCATGAGCTTCGCCAGCATGCTGGGCGAGCAGATTGCGCAGGCTGAGACCGCTGCCCCTGTGAATCCGGGGCCGGATCAGTACATGCTGAAGGACCCGAAGTTCAAGCCCAAGGCCAAGCATGTCATCTTTCTGTTCATGAACGGTGGGCTTTCGCACATCGACAGCTTCGACCCCAAGCCGATGCTGACGAAGTTCGATGGGCAGCCCATGCCGGGCGGAGACCTGGGCCACGAGCGCAAGACGGGCAAGCTGATGAAGTCGCCGTTTGAGTTCAAGAAGTATGGCAAGAGTGGCATCGAGGTCAGCGAGCTCTTCCCCAATGTGGGCGAGTGCATCGACGATATCTGCGTGGTGCGCTCGGTCTTCACGGAGATACCAAACCACGAGCCGGCGCTGATCATGATGAACACCGGCGCGAACGTTGCGGGACGGCCCTCCATGGGATCATGGCTGACCTATGGTTTGGGCACGATCAACAAGGATCTGCCGGGCTTCGTCGTCCTCTGCCCCCAGGTTCCAACCACCGTCGGGCCTCCGCTTTGGAGTTCCGCGTTTCTGCCGCCCATTCATCAAGCAACGTACGTCTCTTCGGACACCAAACAGAAGGACTTCGATCCGTACAAGCTGATTCCGGACATTCATAACGAACGCTTCGACATGAAGGCGCAGCGGCAGGAGCTTGATCTGATCAAGAAGCTCGACGATATGAACATGGCGGAGAACCAGTCGACTCCGCAGCTTGAAGCGACGATCGGCTCCATGGAGACGGCGTACCGCATGCAGACGGAGGCGCCGGAGGTCTTCGATGTGCGCAAGGAGTCTGCCGCGACGATCAAGATGTACGGCGAAGGCAGCACGGCACGCGGATGTTTGACTGCGGCGCGGCTGATTGAGAAAGGTGTGCGCGTGGTGCAGGTTTACTACTCGCAGGGCGACCCGTGGGATCACCATGCCGATATCCTCATGCATCGCAAGAACGCCAAGGACTCCGATCAACCGTTTGCAGCGCTGGTGAAGGATCTCAAGGCGCGTGGACTGTTCGACGAGACGATCATCGTGTGTGGCTCAGAGTTCGGCAGAACGCCGGTCGTGGAACTGGGCGGCGCGGGCACGCACAACGGTCGCGACCACAATCCGCACGGCTTCACCATGTGGCTTGCCGGGGGCGGCATCAAGGGCGGCATGACCTATGGCGCGACCGATGACTTCGGCTGGAAGGTTGTGGACAAGCCTGTTCACGTACACGATATCCATGCGACGATTCTGTATCTCATGGGCATCGAGCACACTAAGCTGACGTACCGCAGCAGCGGCCGCGACTACCGTCTGACGGACGTTTCCGGCAAGGTCATCCACGACATCATCGCTTAG
- a CDS encoding c-type cytochrome: MQQTVAVRVVLSLLALGLSGCKATQPSKPETAVATWVKLHVTVGGKKDVNPVHADAAAIADGKQLFGSYCMVCHGLDGQNTGVPFAATISPPVPSLASAQVQAYSDGQLKWIIKNGLYPSGMPPSTGDFSDDDMWRMVVYIRHLPPKGSLGEPAVYGGK, encoded by the coding sequence TTGCAGCAGACTGTAGCAGTTCGGGTCGTCTTATCGTTGCTGGCGCTTGGGCTTTCGGGCTGCAAGGCGACTCAGCCCAGCAAGCCGGAGACGGCAGTGGCAACCTGGGTCAAGCTGCACGTCACGGTCGGCGGAAAGAAGGATGTGAACCCGGTCCATGCGGATGCGGCAGCCATTGCGGACGGCAAGCAGTTGTTCGGCTCATACTGCATGGTCTGCCACGGACTGGATGGACAGAACACCGGCGTGCCGTTTGCCGCGACCATTTCACCGCCTGTTCCTTCGCTGGCAAGTGCACAGGTTCAGGCGTATTCGGACGGGCAGTTGAAGTGGATCATCAAGAACGGGCTGTACCCGTCCGGGATGCCACCGTCCACAGGAGATTTTTCCGACGACGACATGTGGCGGATGGTCGTCTACATCCGTCATCTGCCGCCGAAGGGCAGTCTGGGAGAACCGGCTGTCTATGGCGGGAAATAG
- a CDS encoding TonB-dependent receptor plug domain-containing protein has translation MRKPLLLLSVCATHAFAQSPVSTNPQQTALPSTEAAVNVTSAIQPMLLSGSDRSFVVLDPEATALLNDNVTDYLRMDASVNLQSRAGNGVQADLSIRGTTFEQSLVLLNGFRINDPETGHLNLDIPIPLEAISRVDVLHGSGSTFFGSDAIGGAINLITARPSRTSVTAKAGFGNYGSEEQHLQATYAASRFAGELAGSRDTSDGFMVDRGYHSNALSSETWFDLRPHPSSQSAPKDAWTTDLLFAASDRPYGANQFYGAYDSWERAKGWFASIQQQLGARTIGQFAYRRHSDLFVLLNDNPQYYRNNHLDGAWEGALRRTDDVRHDLSISYGLEADGDSIHSSNLGLHARNEEAGYVSVAYHPQGRFTAIAGAREEGLSGGRSVFSPSLAAGFSLTKTLRLRASAGHGFRLPTYTDLYYSDPASIGNPALKPETSWSYEGGLDWTPGGRYTFSATGFRLQQKNSIDYSKYTLAAPWQATNINDLNLTGAESSLHIRLPATQTLQLRYTAVQAAPPPPGLISEYAYNYAAQDANLLYTASFWKQWIAQTELGVIQRTGHTAYPLWDLSIARSSGRIKPYLRLMNLSGTGYEEIVGVRMQGRTVMGGLAYSWTRN, from the coding sequence ATGCGTAAGCCACTTCTGTTGCTGTCCGTCTGTGCCACCCACGCCTTCGCCCAGTCACCGGTTTCAACGAACCCTCAGCAGACCGCGCTGCCATCCACGGAGGCCGCGGTCAACGTTACCTCTGCCATCCAGCCCATGCTGCTCTCCGGCTCGGATCGTTCGTTCGTTGTCCTTGATCCCGAAGCCACTGCGCTGCTCAACGACAACGTCACGGACTATCTCCGCATGGATGCGTCGGTCAACCTGCAGTCTCGCGCGGGCAACGGCGTTCAGGCCGATCTCTCCATCCGCGGCACCACCTTTGAACAGTCGCTGGTGCTGCTGAACGGCTTCCGCATCAATGACCCGGAGACCGGCCACCTCAATCTCGATATCCCCATCCCGCTTGAAGCGATCTCCCGCGTCGATGTGCTGCACGGTTCGGGTTCCACGTTCTTCGGCTCCGATGCCATCGGCGGCGCGATCAATCTCATCACCGCACGTCCGTCGCGAACTTCTGTCACAGCCAAGGCCGGCTTCGGCAACTACGGTTCCGAAGAGCAACACCTGCAGGCCACATATGCAGCCTCACGCTTTGCCGGAGAGCTTGCGGGGAGTCGCGATACGTCCGACGGCTTCATGGTCGATCGCGGCTATCACTCCAACGCGCTCTCGTCGGAGACCTGGTTTGACCTGCGCCCGCATCCATCGAGCCAGTCAGCGCCAAAAGATGCGTGGACCACGGATCTCCTGTTTGCCGCCAGCGACCGTCCCTACGGAGCAAACCAGTTCTACGGCGCGTACGATTCGTGGGAGCGCGCCAAGGGCTGGTTCGCCTCAATCCAGCAGCAGCTTGGCGCACGAACGATCGGGCAGTTCGCCTATCGCCGGCACTCGGATCTCTTCGTCCTACTCAACGACAACCCGCAGTACTACCGCAATAATCACCTGGACGGAGCATGGGAGGGCGCACTTCGCCGCACCGATGATGTGCGCCATGATCTCAGCATCTCTTACGGTTTGGAGGCAGACGGCGATAGCATCCACAGCTCGAACCTCGGTCTTCACGCACGCAATGAAGAGGCTGGATATGTCAGCGTTGCCTACCATCCGCAGGGGCGCTTCACTGCCATTGCGGGTGCGAGGGAAGAAGGTCTCAGCGGCGGAAGGTCCGTCTTCTCGCCGAGCCTCGCAGCAGGGTTCAGCTTGACGAAGACGTTGCGCCTGCGCGCCTCAGCCGGACACGGATTTCGCCTGCCCACCTACACCGATCTCTACTACTCTGACCCCGCCAGCATTGGGAATCCCGCGCTGAAACCGGAGACGTCCTGGAGCTATGAAGGTGGTCTGGACTGGACGCCGGGCGGACGCTATACCTTCAGCGCCACGGGCTTTCGTCTGCAGCAGAAGAACAGCATCGACTACTCAAAGTACACGCTGGCCGCGCCCTGGCAGGCGACGAATATCAATGACCTGAACCTCACCGGCGCGGAAAGCAGCTTACACATCCGGCTTCCTGCCACCCAGACTTTGCAGCTTCGCTACACCGCGGTACAAGCCGCGCCGCCACCGCCGGGGCTCATCAGCGAGTACGCCTATAACTACGCCGCACAGGATGCGAACCTGCTCTACACCGCATCGTTTTGGAAGCAGTGGATTGCGCAAACTGAGCTTGGGGTGATTCAGAGAACGGGGCACACTGCCTACCCGTTGTGGGATCTTTCCATCGCTCGCAGCAGCGGGCGGATCAAGCCTTATCTTCGGCTGATGAATCTGAGCGGTACGGGGTATGAAGAGATCGTGGGAGTCCGGATGCAAGGCCGCACCGTGATGGGCGGCCTTGCGTACTCCTGGACTCGCAACTAA
- a CDS encoding MBL fold metallo-hydrolase, whose translation MAQTQTPAYNPALNGIPQSPSGRPYPNGNPADSLNPAAAKNTDSCMPLHPTGPVIHNYHCEGSAPGTLGFRWIFGSVIAARNKDPRIQVMQYNEDTYLMRENICVNWEGPFTYLLFGNKGALLIDTGATPQAEWYPLRKTVDDIITRWARARGRSNVPLTVVMTSGEDIAQNQGLAQFAGRPNTTLVPKPLHEMKAFYKLNASWRKGIGKIDLGDRVIDVLATPGTHKDGVSFYDPYCDFLFTGDLLYPGKIQISNDKDFVASLERLKQWKDTHPVKWVLGGHVEMQFLPGKAYPRFYTYKPYERLLPMEPPLIDEALAAAKEIVGKETVLVRVDFQLLNRVSPDQKTLDFPAGVPNITGPRAF comes from the coding sequence ATGGCACAGACACAGACACCAGCTTACAACCCGGCGTTGAACGGTATTCCACAATCACCCAGCGGACGCCCCTATCCCAACGGCAATCCAGCCGATTCACTGAATCCGGCAGCCGCAAAGAACACGGACTCCTGCATGCCGCTTCACCCCACCGGCCCGGTCATCCACAACTACCACTGCGAAGGGTCAGCGCCCGGCACGCTGGGCTTCCGCTGGATCTTTGGTTCGGTCATCGCGGCTCGCAATAAAGACCCGCGCATCCAGGTGATGCAGTACAACGAAGACACCTACCTCATGCGAGAGAACATCTGCGTGAATTGGGAAGGCCCATTTACCTATCTGCTCTTTGGTAACAAGGGTGCGTTGCTGATCGACACCGGCGCGACCCCGCAGGCAGAGTGGTATCCACTGCGCAAGACGGTCGATGACATCATCACGCGCTGGGCCAGGGCTCGCGGCAGAAGCAATGTGCCCTTGACGGTCGTGATGACCTCTGGAGAGGACATTGCACAGAATCAGGGACTTGCACAGTTTGCCGGGCGGCCGAATACGACGCTCGTACCGAAGCCTCTGCATGAGATGAAGGCGTTCTACAAGCTGAATGCGTCCTGGCGAAAGGGGATTGGAAAGATCGACCTCGGGGACCGAGTCATCGATGTGCTTGCGACGCCTGGGACCCACAAGGATGGCGTCAGCTTTTATGACCCCTACTGCGACTTCCTCTTTACTGGTGATCTTTTGTATCCGGGAAAGATACAAATCAGTAACGACAAGGATTTCGTCGCATCCCTTGAGCGCCTGAAGCAGTGGAAGGATACGCACCCGGTCAAGTGGGTCCTTGGCGGCCACGTCGAGATGCAGTTCCTTCCGGGCAAGGCCTATCCGCGGTTCTACACCTATAAACCTTACGAACGACTGCTCCCCATGGAGCCTCCGCTGATCGATGAGGCTCTGGCCGCCGCGAAAGAAATCGTGGGCAAGGAGACCGTCCTCGTGCGTGTCGATTTTCAACTCCTCAACCGCGTAAGTCCGGATCAGAAGACGCTCGACTTCCCTGCCGGCGTCCCCAATATCACGGGTCCGCGAGCGTTCTAG